The proteins below are encoded in one region of Vannielia litorea:
- a CDS encoding HPr kinase/phosphorylase: protein MAGPHKTDDPFFHATAVAFGRRGVLILGPSGAGKSALAVELISRGARLVGDDRVMLSGAGGLLTARPRPGFEGRIECRGVGLLTVPWVAEAEIALVVDAGREERDRLPPPREILLFGCSLPLLHRAAGAQFPAAVQLMMTRGTRDEDPQGTPHP, encoded by the coding sequence ATGGCCGGGCCGCACAAGACCGACGATCCCTTCTTTCACGCCACCGCCGTGGCCTTCGGGCGGCGCGGCGTGTTGATCCTCGGGCCCTCCGGCGCGGGCAAGTCGGCGCTGGCCGTCGAGCTGATCTCGCGCGGGGCGCGGCTGGTGGGGGACGACCGGGTGATGCTGTCGGGCGCAGGCGGCCTGCTGACCGCGCGCCCGCGCCCCGGCTTCGAGGGGCGCATCGAATGCCGCGGCGTGGGGCTGCTCACCGTGCCCTGGGTCGCGGAGGCCGAGATTGCCCTTGTGGTAGACGCCGGCCGCGAAGAGCGTGACAGGCTGCCGCCACCGCGCGAAATTCTTCTGTTCGGATGCAGTCTGCCCTTGCTTCACCGCGCGGCGGGGGCGCAGTTTCCGGCAGCGGTGCAGCTGATGATGACCCGCGGCACCCGAGACGAAGACCCGCAAGGCACCCCGCACCCGTGA